A stretch of the Amia ocellicauda isolate fAmiCal2 chromosome 10, fAmiCal2.hap1, whole genome shotgun sequence genome encodes the following:
- the pou4f4 gene encoding brain-specific homeobox/POU domain protein 3-like, with translation MMSMNSKQAFSMHPILHEPKYTPLHSSSEAIRRACLPTPSLQGNIFAGFDETLLQRAEALAAVDIVSQKSHPFKPDATYHTMTSMTCTPTSSSAHLHHPSVLTSHHHHHHQPSQGLEGDLLDHLTPGLSLGGMAGPEVGSTASHPHAHMSINHMSHHHAQSMNMHPHNLGSHASMGGGGDSEPDPRELESFAERFKQRRIKLGVTQADVGSALANLKIPGVGCLSQSTICRFESLTLSHNNMVALKPILEAWLEEAERAQREKMTKPEIFNGGDKKRKRTSIAAPEKRSLEAYFAVQPRPSSEKIAAIAEKLDLKKNVVRVWFCNQRQKQKRMKFSAAH, from the exons ATGATGTCCATGAACAGCAAGCAGGCGTTCAGTATGCACCCTATTCTGCATGAACCGAAATACACGCCTCTACACTCCAGCTCAGAAGCTATCAGGAGGGCATGCTTGCCAACGCCGTCG CTACAGGGCAACATCTTCGCCGGTTTCGATGAGACTTTGCTGCAGAGAGCGGAGGCGCTGGCGGCGGTGGATATTGTGTCCCAGAAAAGCCACCCTTTTAAGCCGGACGCCACCTACCACACCATGACAAGCATGACCTGCACCCCCACCTCGTCCTCTGCGCACCTGCACCATCCCTCCGTGCTCACctcgcaccaccaccaccaccaccagccgtCCCAGGGCCTGGAGGGCGACCTGCTGGACCACCTCACCCCAGGCCTGTCTCTGGGTGGCATGGCGGGGCCCGAGGTGGGCTCCACCGCTTCCCACCCGCATGCACACATGTCCATCAACCACATGAGTCACCACCAcgcacagagcatgaacatgcACCCGCACAACCTGGGCTCGCATGCTTCGATGGGCGGCGGGGGGGACTCGGAGCCCGACCCCCGGGAGCTGGAATCCTTCGCCGAGCGATTCAAGCAGAGGCGGATCAAGCTCGGGGTCACCCAGGCCGACGTGGGCTCCGCTCTGGCCAACCTGAAGATCCCCGGGGTGGGGTGCCTCAGCCAGAGCACCATCTGCCGGTTCGAGTCGCTCACCCTGTCCCACAATAACATGGTGGCCCTGAAACCCATCCTGGAAGCCTGGCTGGAAGAGGCGGAGCGGGCACAGCGGGAGAAGATGACCAAACCCGAGATATTCAACGGCGGGGACAAGAAGCGGAAACGCACGTCCATAGCCGCCCCTGAGAAGCGCTCGCTGGAAGCCTACTTCGCCGTGCAGCCCCGACCCTCCTCCGAGAAGATAGCGGCCATCGCCGAGAAACTGGATCTGAAAAAGAACGTGGTGCGTGTGTGGTTTTGCAACCAGAGACAGAAGCAGAAAAGGATGAAATTTTCCGCAGCGCATTAG